One region of Vitis vinifera cultivar Pinot Noir 40024 chromosome 1, ASM3070453v1 genomic DNA includes:
- the LOC104879181 gene encoding uncharacterized protein LOC104879181 isoform X4 has product MGTKVQCKSYLPGYYSMRDLNEDSNSGGWPLYYGDKTLTNGQYYNGFLPRAIADAYTGYDKDVLKQTMLEHEAIFKDQVHELHRLYRKQRNLMDEIKRKELHKQRVPVETSLSSSPLSSQMPSEEARKWHIPGFPLINSVCASPSVSGTENSHHPLSFIKGNSSPAGPVQFQNGGCSKDCEVLESRPTKLRRKMFNLQLPADEYIDTEEGEQFGNNKVPDDYPPNENCKIAPESGIKLFLGSDRKTCRQEDVSKSNFCLRSTNALADLNEPVQAEEAKDPASVDFLGRPTCHGETQDQELSAKPKSEFLDFPKGSLQNSHHGSDNGTLNNLYGQSKGNGREWLPYMLEAGHGKSNPKSNSQGLQPEKLPRPSQPGQVMLNKAHEPPAFLLTDQNKGDMWRERTSSGLEISEKSQGLSNYNHAEQAVSSHLPSQCQFVFSSDLAKSWSHSVSSWEKMSSGLSQKSMSIQTQPFLTSPTTLSKSLQSSAQSHGIFGHKWHLDSNSRSNPGFGSEVANRNGFYHGSSSGSKELPIGFTSIGFDYLNCTNGDSAVSGHLIEGSAKYSKGSNCMDVKSAKDMNLNMVLSNSSSNDAVPRQGLEIIDGEKKHEDYMPALPWLRAKACKNEASNVCGGSDKMESSFFQSSLSLLCDKNKAEKGPSQNLSQNVTSAAYACDVEAKEIEISDCPRNRKILGFPVFEKPHVSNNESYSLTSPSASLLYSSEGQDIENNWKNRALDINLPCDLAVPDLGKQTPAEVLIIEKGAHSNVACVRSHIDLNSCITEDDASMTPVPSTNVKIALEIDLEAPVVPETEEDVLSGLESIGKQHDSPVQSLPHKDDGLLDEFARIAAEAIVAISSSGNCSDLESPTHYLSEAPLKDSSLHWFVEVISSCADDLDSKFGSVLRGKDYVDNEEPGGIDYFEAMTLKLIETNVDEYLPEPVVPENSKVEETGTALVPNRTRKGQARRGRQRRDFQRDILPGLASLSRHEVTEDLQTFGGLMRATGHPWHSGLARRNGTRNGGARGRRRSVVSPNTEVAITTDVAITTVCSPLVQQLTNIEMGLEDRSLTGWGKTTRRPRRQRCPTGNLPPPLT; this is encoded by the exons ATGGGAACAAAGGTGCAGTGTAAAAGCTATTTGCCAGGATATTACTCCATGAGGGATCTTAATGAGGATTCTAACAGTGGTGGCTGGCCCCTTTATTATGGAGATAAAACATTGACAAATGGGCAATATTACAATGGGTTCCTGCCAAGGGCCATTGCAGATGCATATACTGGGTATGATAAGGATGTACTAAAGCAAACAATGCTTGAGCATGAGGCCATATTCAAAGATCAG GTCCATGAGCTCCACCGCCTTTACAGAAAACAAAGAAACTTGATGgatgaaattaaaagaaaggaaCTGCATAAGCAGAGGGTACCTGTTGAGACATCATTGTCATCAAGCCCCTTATCATCTCAAATGCCATCTGAAGAAGCTCGAAAATGGCATATCCCTGGCTTCCCATTGATAAATTCTGTTTGTGCTAGTCCATCTGTTTCAGGCACTGAGAACAGTCATCACCCTTTGAGTTTTATAAAAGGGAACAGTTCACCAGCTGGTCCTGTTCAATTCCAAAACGGAGGTTGTTCAAAGGATTGTGAGGTGCTGGAGTCCAGGCCCACAAAGCTTAGGAGAAAAATGTTCAATCTTCAACTTCCTGCTGATGAATACATCGATACTGAAGAAGGGGAACAGTTTGGTAACAATAAAGTGCCTGATGATTATCCTCCTAATGAAAATTGTAAGATTGCTCCAGAAAGTGGGATAAAGCTGTTTCTTGGCAGTGATAGGAAGACTTGTCGACAAGAAGATGTTTCgaaatctaatttttgtttaagGAGCACAAATGCGTTGGCTGACCTGAATGAGCCTGTTCAGGCTGAAGAAGCAAAAGATCCTGCTTCTGTTGATTTTCTAGGCCGTCCCACCTGCCATGGGGAAACTCAAGATCAGGAACTGTCTGCTAAGCCCAAGTCAGAGTTTCTAGATTTTCCAAAGGGAAGTTTACAGAACTCCCATCATGGAAGTGACAATGGGACTTTGAACAATCTATATGGGCAGAGCAAAGGAAATGGGAGGGAGTGGTTGCCCTATATGCTGGAAGCAG GGCACGGTAAAAGTAACCCAAAATCTAATTCACAAGGTCTCCAACCAGAAAAGTTGCCTAGACCTTCCCAGCCAGGACAAGTTATGCTTAACAAGGCCCATGAGCCTCCAGCATTTCTTCTCACTGATCAAAACAAGGGAGATATGTGGAGGGAAAGGACATCGTCTGGTTTAGAAATCTCTGAGAAAAGTCAAGGTCTCTCAAATTATAACCATGCAGAACAGGCTGTCTCTTCTCATTTGCCCAGTCAATGTCAATTTGTCTTTTCCTCTGATTTGGCCAAGTCTTGGTCTCATTCAGTTTCATCGTGGGAAAAGATGAGCAGTGGCCTCAGTCAGAAGTCAATGTCAATTCAAACACAGCCGTTTTTAACTTCACCCACTACCCTGAGTAAGAGTTTGCAGTCATCAGCCCAGAGTCATGGGATTTTTGGACACAAGTGGCATCTTGACAGCAATTCCAGGTCAAACCCTGGTTTTGGAAGTGAAGTAGCTAACCGAAATGGATTTTACCATGGGTCCTCATCTGGGTCCAAGGAACTACCAATTGGTTTTACATCAATTGGCTTTGACTATTTGAACTGCACTAATGGTGATAGTGCAGTCTCTGGACACTTAATTGAAGGTTCTGCAAAGTACTCCAAGGGTTCCAATTGCATGGATGTGAAGTCTGCAAAAGATATGAACTTGAATATGGTGCTTTCAAACAGTTCATCCAATGATGCAGTTCCCCGGCAAGGTCTTGAAATCATAGATGGGGAAAAGAAGCATGAAGACTACATGCCAGCACTGCCTTGGCTCAGAGCTAAAGCTTGTAAGAATGAGGCCTCCAATGTGTGTGGTGGTTCAGACAAGATGGAATCAAGTTTTTTTCAGTCTTCTCTTAGTCTGTTGTGTGACAAAAATAAAGCTGAAAAGGGTCCTAGTCAAAATCTGTCTCAGAATGTTACATCAGCTGCCTATGCCTGTGATGTTGAGGCCAAGGAGATTGAGATAAGTGACTGCCCAAGGAATAGAAAAATTCTTGGCTTTCCTGTTTTTGAGAAGCCTCATGTTTCTAACAATGAGTCTTATTCGCTTACCTCCCCCTCTGCATCCCTTCTTTACTCATCTGAAGGTCAGgacattgaaaataattggaaaaacAGAGCACTTGATATTAACTTGCCTTGTGATCTTGCAGTTCCTGACTTGGGCAAGCAGACTCCTGCAGAAGTTCTGATTATAGAGAAGGGAGCACATTCTAATGTTGCCTGTGTTAGAAGTCACATCGATTTGAATTCTTGTATAACTGAGGATGATGCTTCAATGACTCCTGTTCCAAGCACCAATGTGAAGATTGCTTTGGAGATAGATCTGGAAGCCCCTGTAGTTCCTGAAACCGAGGAAGATGTTCTTTCTGGGTTGGAATCTATAGGAAAGCAGCATGATTCACCTGTACAATCACTGCCACACAAAGATGATGGCCTTCTGGATGAATTTGCCAGAATAGCAGCAGAAGCAATTGTTGCCATCTCATCATCTGGCAACTGCAGTGACCTGGAGAGCCCCACTCACTACCTCTCGGAAGCTCCTTTGAAGGACTCCTCCCTCCACTGGTTTGTGGAGGTAATTTCTTCTTGTGCAGATGATCTTGATAGCAAGTTCGGTTCAGTTTTGAGGGGCAAAGATTATGTAGATAATGAGGAACCCGGTGGAATTGATTATTTTGAGGCAATGACATTGAAATTGATAGAGACCAATGTAGATGAATACTTGCCTGAGCCTGTAGTTCCAGAAAACTCAAAAGTGGAAGAAACTGGAACTGCTTTAGTGCCAAATCGAACCCGAAAGGGGCAAGCTAGGAGAGGGAGGCAGAGGAGGGACTTTCAAAGGGACATCCTTCCTGGCCTTGCTTCTCTTTCAAGACACGAGGTCACAGAAGATCTTCAGACATTTGGGGGGTTGATGAGAGCCACTGGACACCCTTGGCATTCAGGATTGGCTAGAAGAAACGGCACTAGAAATGGGGGCGCAAGGGGCAGGCGGAGGTCAGTGGTCAGCCCCAACACCGAGGTGGCCATTACCACAGACGTGGCCATTACCACAGTGTGCAGTCCATTGGTGCAGCAGCTTACTAATATTGAAATGGGACTGGAGGATAGAAGCCTAACAGGGTGGGGGAAGACCACTAGACGGCCCCGTCGTCAAAGATGCCCTACAGGTAACCTTCCACCCCCTTTAACTTAA